The region GCTGGTTTACTGCCCCTATTGCGGCACGGAGCGTGCGGAGACCGAGTTCGCCTGCCGCGGCGAAGCGCATGTCGCCCGCCCCGCCGATCCGACCGACACGACGGACGAGGACTGGGCCGTCTATCTCTACATGCGCAGCAACACGAAGGGTCTATACGCCGAACGCTGGCGCCACATCCACGGATGCGGCCGTAACTTCAATGCCGTGCGCGACACGGTCAGCGACAGGTTCCTGAAATTCTACAAGGTCGGCGAACCGATGCCGGATCTTGATGCGCTCGTCAGGGATGCCAGCAAATGAGCCAGCCGTTTAGGACTGCAAAAGGCGGGCGGATCGACCGCAAGGTGGAACTTACCTTCACCTTCGATGGCGAGGAGATGCACGGCCACCCGGGCGACACTCTCGCTTCCGCCCTCATCGCCAACGGTGTGCACCTGGTCGGCCGGTCGTTCAAATACCACCGCCCGCGCGGCATCCTCACCGCCGGCTCGGAGGAGCCGAATGCACTCGTCGGCGTCTACCGGCGCGGAGATCAGACGCCGAACCTCAGGGCCACCCAGCTTGAGCTGTACCAGGGGCTGACGGCGATCTCGCAGAACCGCTTTCCCGCACGCGGTTTCGATGTCGGCGCGATCAGTGATCTGCTGTCGCCGCTTTTCCCGGCGGGCTTTTACTACAAGACTTTCATGTGGCCGCAGTCTTTCTGGCACAAGGTCTATGAACCCGTCATCCGGGCCGCTGCCGGTCTCGGCAGGCCGCCGAAAAACCCGGACCACGATTCCTACGCCAATCTCTACGCTCATTGCGATGTCCTGGTAGTCGGCTCCGGGCCGTCGGGGCTGGCGGCGGCGCAAGCGGCCGCCGAGACGGGCGCGAGGGTCATCGTGTGCGACGAACAGGCCGAGTTCGGCGGATCATTGCTGTCGGACAGCAGCGCAAGCGTCGACGGCAAGGACGGGGCGACCTGGGCAGCCGAGAGCGTCGGCAGACTTGCTGCGATGGACAATGTCACGCTTTTGCGGCGTACAACGGCTTTCGGCTATTTTGCGCATAACTACATCGCGCTGGCGGAACGGATCACCGACCATCTTGCCGATCCGGACCCCAAGTTACCGCGCGAACGCTTGTGGCAGGTGCGCGCGAAGGAGGTGGTGATTGCTGCAGGCGCCGTCGAACGGCCGATGGTTTTCCCGGAAAACGACCGCCCCGGCATCCTGCTCGCCGAAGCCGGCCGGACCTATCTGAACCGGTACGGGGTCAAGGTCGGGCAAAGGGTTCTGGTGGCAACGGCCTGTGACACGGCGTGGCAGGCGGCCTTCGATCTTGCCGATCATGGCGTCGAGGTCGTGGCGATCGTCGATCTTCGGGAGACCCTTTCGGAGAACCTCGTTTCCATCGCCAGTGCCCGCGGCATCCGGGTCGAGGCCGGCTGCGTTGTTACCGGAACGCTCGGGCGCAAGCGTATCAAGGCGGCTCTCCTTGGCCGGCTCATGACATCCGGCCAAGTAGCATCCGGCGGACAGGTCGCATGCGATGCACTCTTGATGTCCGCCGGTTGGACGCCGAGCGTCAGCCTCTACTCCCAGTCGCGCGGAAAAGTGGTCTGGGAGGAAGAAAATGGCGCATATGTCCCCGGCAAGTCTGTTCAGAGGGAACGTTCCGCCGGCGCGGCCAGAGGCCTTTACGGCCTCCAGGCCACGTTGGATGACGGCTATGCGGCAGGCGAACAAGCGGCCAAAGCGGCAACCTGCAAATCCGCAACAACCACGCGAGCCGTGGCCACGGGCGGCGAGGCCGGCAGCGGCGGCACGCTCGGCGCGTTGCCCCACGACCGCAACGCTTCCCGCGTCAAGGCCTTCGTCGACTATCAGAACGACGTCACCGCAAAGGACGTGAAGCTCGCCGTGCGCGAGGGCATGCAGTCGATCGAACACATCAAGCGCTATACGACCACGGGCATGGCGACCGACCAGGGTCGTCTGTCGAACATGAACGCGCTCCGCATTGCCTCTGGCGCACTGGAGCGGCCCATGACGGATGTCGGCCTGACCACGTTCCGCCAACCGTTCACTCCGACCACGTTTGGCGTCTTCGCGACTGTTTCCCGCGGGGACTTTTTCGATCCTGTCCGCAAGACGCCGTCCCACGAGTGGGCCGTGAAACAGGGAGGCGTGTTCGAAAACGTCGGCCAGTGGAAGCGCACATGGTACTTCCCAAAATCCGGTGAAGACATGCACGCAGCCGTCG is a window of Roseibium salinum DNA encoding:
- a CDS encoding sarcosine oxidase subunit delta, yielding MLLVYCPYCGTERAETEFACRGEAHVARPADPTDTTDEDWAVYLYMRSNTKGLYAERWRHIHGCGRNFNAVRDTVSDRFLKFYKVGEPMPDLDALVRDASK
- a CDS encoding sarcosine oxidase subunit alpha family protein, with the translated sequence MSQPFRTAKGGRIDRKVELTFTFDGEEMHGHPGDTLASALIANGVHLVGRSFKYHRPRGILTAGSEEPNALVGVYRRGDQTPNLRATQLELYQGLTAISQNRFPARGFDVGAISDLLSPLFPAGFYYKTFMWPQSFWHKVYEPVIRAAAGLGRPPKNPDHDSYANLYAHCDVLVVGSGPSGLAAAQAAAETGARVIVCDEQAEFGGSLLSDSSASVDGKDGATWAAESVGRLAAMDNVTLLRRTTAFGYFAHNYIALAERITDHLADPDPKLPRERLWQVRAKEVVIAAGAVERPMVFPENDRPGILLAEAGRTYLNRYGVKVGQRVLVATACDTAWQAAFDLADHGVEVVAIVDLRETLSENLVSIASARGIRVEAGCVVTGTLGRKRIKAALLGRLMTSGQVASGGQVACDALLMSAGWTPSVSLYSQSRGKVVWEEENGAYVPGKSVQRERSAGAARGLYGLQATLDDGYAAGEQAAKAATCKSATTTRAVATGGEAGSGGTLGALPHDRNASRVKAFVDYQNDVTAKDVKLAVREGMQSIEHIKRYTTTGMATDQGRLSNMNALRIASGALERPMTDVGLTTFRQPFTPTTFGVFATVSRGDFFDPVRKTPSHEWAVKQGGVFENVGQWKRTWYFPKSGEDMHAAVARECRTVRESVGLFDASTLGKIEVVGPDAAEFLERMYTNPWQKLAPGRCRYGLLLNDAGFITDDGVIGRLAQDRFHVTTTTGGAPRVFAAMEDYLQTEWPDLDVWITSTTEQYAVAAVQGPKARDVIAPFIEGLDISANAFPHMSVGQATFSGIPCRLFRISFTGELGFEINVPRRHGKTMWETLSKEIEKHGGTVYGTETMHVLRAEKGYIIVGHDTDGTVTPYDAGMGWAIGKNKVDFVGKRGLERPDLTAENRKQFVGLLTEDPKVKLEEGAQITSVASPATGTPAEGHVTSAYYSPALERTIALALVKNGHALEGKTFYVPMPENSIPVKVTGTVFYDKEGARLNA